One window of the Thalassoroseus pseudoceratinae genome contains the following:
- a CDS encoding tetratricopeptide repeat protein, whose translation MMVKLATQRTNSVPKLSRYKQLAAARHAVNARNFRAAKALLKACVMQNREDGRAWELFGRVHYLSANYPLAISAFERASLAVTLSDESQVSLASAYARSGQFELATDMLSKLAENQELSAPLLLDVAISLDLVDRPDLSMTACRNAAKQSPEHAQIYYDLAYYSERCGYPKTTTERMVRKAIRRDPGNLRYRIGLASSLFKQDRFDDAYELVQELPASKIVTLSCSGCLEQLEVLFRRANDESRVIACRQRLVELRLRGCGFEC comes from the coding sequence ATGATGGTGAAATTAGCAACACAGCGAACGAATTCCGTTCCGAAATTGTCACGATACAAGCAGCTCGCCGCGGCACGACACGCGGTCAACGCCCGGAATTTTCGGGCGGCCAAAGCCCTCCTGAAAGCTTGCGTGATGCAGAATCGGGAAGATGGCCGAGCGTGGGAACTCTTTGGTCGTGTTCACTACCTAAGTGCCAATTATCCGCTGGCAATCTCTGCGTTCGAGCGGGCGTCACTTGCGGTTACGCTCAGCGACGAAAGCCAAGTGAGTTTGGCGAGTGCATATGCTAGGTCAGGGCAGTTCGAACTCGCTACGGACATGCTTTCCAAGTTGGCGGAGAACCAAGAACTTTCCGCGCCCTTGTTGCTGGATGTGGCCATTTCGCTCGATTTGGTTGACCGTCCCGATCTTTCGATGACCGCCTGTCGAAACGCCGCCAAGCAGAGCCCGGAACACGCCCAAATCTATTACGATCTCGCCTACTACAGTGAGCGGTGCGGCTACCCGAAGACGACCACCGAACGAATGGTTCGCAAAGCCATTCGCCGTGATCCTGGCAATCTTCGCTACCGCATTGGGTTGGCGAGTTCGTTGTTCAAGCAAGATCGCTTCGACGATGCCTACGAACTAGTGCAAGAGTTGCCCGCGTCCAAGATTGTCACATTATCTTGCTCGGGTTGTCTGGAACAACTCGAAGTGCTTTTCCGTCGAGCCAATGACGAGAGCCGCGTGATTGCTTGCCGTCAACGACTTGTGGAACTTCGACTGCGGGGCTGCGGTTTTGAATGCTGA
- a CDS encoding sigma-54-dependent transcriptional regulator: MVMILVIDDETRHCDTLKEFLANAGHEVNVAGSAERGMELAAETTPDIVFLDIRLPRMDGLTAITELRKLSPDAPVIMMTAYGTLDTAAAAVQAGVFDYLVKPFSLEELKGVLHRATNALQANMKPTQASADQSASDVVIGQSPPMQRIFNRVALVAASDVPVLLTGESGTGKEVFARAIHRYSSRRDQPFVPVFLAALSPTLIESELFGHARGAYTGADVERPGLLEQAGEGTVLLDELGDVPLPLQVKLLRAIEEKEVTRVGENHPRPMRARFLAATNKHLPNLIAAGLFREDLYYRLSVYHIELPPLRERTEDIPVLADHFLQQSANGSRNSGFLKSTIEEMVSRRWYGNIRELRNAVEHAAIASRGAAIAVEHLPQPASPTNSDDVEASWSKSVHGWLDQQIASIDPLVDRDRLHEKLLGEIEPILFRRTLKHCRNNYSAAARVLGIDPKTLRTRLSPKPK, encoded by the coding sequence ATGGTGATGATTCTGGTCATCGATGATGAAACACGACACTGCGATACTCTGAAGGAGTTTCTGGCGAACGCGGGGCATGAGGTCAATGTGGCCGGTTCGGCGGAACGCGGGATGGAACTTGCGGCTGAAACGACGCCGGATATCGTGTTTCTCGACATCCGCTTGCCACGAATGGACGGATTGACGGCGATCACCGAACTCCGCAAGTTATCGCCCGATGCGCCGGTCATTATGATGACGGCTTATGGCACCCTCGACACGGCCGCTGCCGCGGTTCAGGCGGGTGTTTTCGACTACCTCGTCAAACCGTTCTCGCTTGAGGAGTTGAAAGGCGTTCTCCATCGCGCAACCAACGCGTTGCAGGCAAACATGAAACCGACGCAGGCGTCCGCTGACCAATCCGCGTCTGATGTAGTGATTGGGCAGTCGCCGCCGATGCAGCGGATCTTCAATCGTGTCGCGCTCGTTGCAGCCAGCGATGTGCCAGTTCTGTTGACCGGCGAAAGTGGCACAGGCAAAGAAGTCTTCGCCCGCGCCATCCATCGCTACAGCTCGCGTCGTGACCAACCGTTTGTGCCGGTGTTTCTCGCGGCACTGAGTCCGACGTTGATCGAAAGCGAACTGTTCGGGCACGCGCGTGGTGCGTACACCGGCGCAGACGTGGAACGCCCCGGCCTTCTGGAGCAAGCGGGCGAGGGGACTGTTCTCCTGGATGAATTGGGGGACGTTCCGCTGCCATTACAGGTGAAATTGCTACGGGCGATCGAAGAGAAAGAAGTCACTCGGGTTGGCGAGAACCATCCGCGCCCCATGCGTGCGCGGTTTCTCGCCGCGACCAACAAACACCTGCCGAATTTGATCGCAGCGGGCCTGTTCCGCGAAGACCTTTACTATCGTCTTAGCGTTTATCACATCGAGTTACCACCGCTTCGCGAACGAACCGAAGACATTCCGGTTCTTGCCGACCATTTCCTTCAGCAATCCGCGAACGGAAGTCGAAATTCCGGGTTTCTGAAATCCACGATCGAGGAGATGGTCTCTCGTCGCTGGTACGGCAACATTCGCGAATTGCGAAACGCAGTCGAACACGCCGCCATTGCCTCTCGCGGCGCGGCGATTGCCGTCGAGCATCTTCCCCAACCGGCTTCGCCAACAAATTCCGACGATGTGGAGGCGAGTTGGTCGAAGTCGGTCCACGGTTGGCTCGATCAGCAAATTGCATCAATCGATCCACTCGTCGATCGTGATCGTCTGCACGAAAAGTTGCTCGGGGAGATTGAGCCAATCCTGTTCCGCCGAACCCTCAAGCACTGCCGCAACAATTACTCCGCAGCGGCCCGTGTCTTGGGCATCGACCCCAAAACGCTGCGGACACGGTTGTCTCCAAAGCCCAAATAA
- a CDS encoding sensor histidine kinase: protein MFVPLAAIVITFVYYSASLRSDHYVEELNHVEDAQPRLFAEQMDSLVEPKLLPTFRQLEKENPGWQFAAFRGEELLASTVSLSEKELEVVRHIPPITADERGRGWTMRAGNGKPVWYCLTVTSVPAWPSDTRLVTFYSYEHALMLNRQAATRNFVVASVVAFVLIIAVTWYTGQLSRRICRIKQQVTRIAKGDFGQVVEVHGHDEVDDLARSVNSMATQLQQLHDAIRVSERTRLQGQLAGGVAHELRNGIHSARLSLEVFQEACRSFTLPSENMLDTAKEQLLVTETLVRRLLSIGKTQERERLQRPLAEVLQDVATMVEPICRHLEIDFALTHDHRLVHTVQDSEMLQAAIVNLCLNGVEAIGRHGELRVDTQYRDGQIEICVSDNGPGPDAALSDQLFEPFVTSKPDGIGLGLAQVRQAAETEDGTITWTRNGSWTNFVLSFPTLSIPKPTEVAVASL from the coding sequence TTGTTCGTTCCATTGGCAGCAATCGTCATTACGTTTGTCTACTATTCCGCGTCACTCCGAAGTGATCACTATGTGGAAGAACTGAATCACGTGGAGGATGCTCAACCGCGGCTTTTCGCGGAACAAATGGACTCACTTGTTGAGCCGAAGTTGCTCCCGACCTTCCGACAGTTGGAGAAAGAGAATCCAGGCTGGCAGTTCGCGGCGTTTCGTGGTGAGGAATTGCTCGCCTCGACGGTGTCACTATCCGAGAAAGAATTGGAAGTCGTCCGCCACATTCCCCCGATTACCGCTGACGAAAGGGGCAGGGGATGGACCATGCGGGCAGGTAATGGCAAACCAGTGTGGTACTGTTTGACCGTGACTTCGGTTCCCGCGTGGCCATCCGATACCCGGCTTGTCACGTTCTATTCTTACGAACATGCATTGATGCTGAACCGGCAGGCAGCAACCCGGAATTTTGTGGTGGCGTCTGTGGTCGCTTTTGTCCTGATCATCGCAGTGACGTGGTACACCGGCCAGTTAAGTCGTCGAATCTGTCGAATCAAACAACAAGTAACACGGATTGCCAAAGGCGATTTTGGACAAGTCGTCGAAGTTCACGGACACGACGAAGTTGACGATCTTGCTCGCTCTGTGAACTCGATGGCGACCCAACTTCAGCAGTTGCACGATGCCATTCGTGTTTCGGAACGGACCCGATTGCAGGGGCAACTCGCCGGCGGCGTGGCCCATGAATTGCGAAACGGCATCCACTCGGCTCGGTTGTCTTTGGAGGTCTTCCAGGAAGCTTGTCGATCGTTTACGTTGCCCTCGGAAAACATGCTCGACACCGCCAAAGAACAGTTGCTCGTCACCGAAACGCTCGTGCGACGACTATTGTCGATCGGCAAGACGCAGGAGCGGGAACGGCTTCAACGCCCATTGGCGGAAGTTCTGCAAGATGTCGCTACCATGGTCGAACCGATTTGCCGTCACCTGGAAATTGATTTCGCGTTGACGCACGACCATCGTCTGGTGCATACCGTGCAAGACTCGGAAATGTTACAGGCGGCGATTGTCAATTTGTGCTTGAACGGTGTGGAAGCCATCGGTCGGCATGGGGAACTTCGTGTCGATACACAATATCGTGATGGCCAAATTGAGATCTGTGTGAGCGACAACGGTCCCGGACCGGATGCTGCCCTCTCCGATCAACTCTTTGAGCCATTCGTAACCAGCAAGCCAGACGGAATCGGGTTGGGATTGGCTCAAGTTCGGCAAGCCGCAGAAACCGAAGACGGAACCATCACTTGGACGCGAAACGGAAGTTGGACCAACTTCGTTCTTTCCTTTCCAACTCTCTCCATTCCGAAACCAACTGAAGTCGCGGTTGCATCTCTGTAG
- a CDS encoding vWA domain-containing protein, producing the protein MPLFEYSQFDESEQFQPQSADKLFDQISEYMLQYGEEILDQLPELEDEHPELLEMLIKRGFVEKDKDGQYSITPQGIRRVENKALEDLFTIARKDKLGKHDTEFRGAGQTVHDESKPYEFGDPVSNLNMHESLKNALHRQGGGSPIRLQEDDLVVHDTEYQTSCATVVLLDMSGSMARYGKFAGAKKVAMALQALVRGRYQGDFLQVVGFYTYATPLSERQLLQCAPKPVSIYDPRVRMRIPIDNPPGFVPEHFTNIQAGLQFARRVLKRQPAQNKQIITITDGEPTAHIEGREVVLIYPPAEKTRQITLTEVKRCANEGIQMSSFALIEDYFYLGLVNFVEQMGQVSGGVAAYCNANDLGNMVVDSFVGGRRKRKTV; encoded by the coding sequence ATGCCGCTTTTCGAATATTCCCAGTTCGACGAATCCGAGCAATTCCAGCCGCAATCGGCTGATAAGCTGTTCGATCAGATCAGTGAATACATGCTGCAATATGGCGAGGAGATTCTCGACCAACTTCCGGAGTTGGAAGACGAACACCCGGAATTGCTGGAAATGCTCATCAAACGCGGGTTTGTCGAGAAGGACAAGGACGGCCAATACTCGATTACGCCGCAAGGAATTCGTCGGGTCGAGAACAAAGCGTTGGAAGACTTGTTCACAATCGCCCGCAAGGACAAGCTCGGCAAACACGACACCGAGTTTCGCGGTGCCGGCCAAACGGTTCATGATGAATCGAAGCCGTACGAGTTTGGCGATCCGGTTTCGAATTTGAACATGCACGAATCCCTGAAGAATGCCCTGCACCGTCAGGGTGGCGGTTCACCGATTCGCCTGCAGGAAGACGATCTCGTCGTGCACGACACGGAGTACCAAACGTCCTGCGCGACCGTGGTTCTGCTGGATATGTCTGGGAGTATGGCGCGTTACGGCAAATTCGCGGGAGCCAAGAAAGTTGCGATGGCGTTACAGGCACTTGTCCGGGGGCGTTATCAGGGTGATTTTCTGCAGGTCGTCGGTTTTTACACCTATGCCACTCCGCTGTCCGAACGACAGTTATTGCAATGTGCCCCCAAGCCGGTGAGCATTTACGATCCACGTGTGCGGATGCGAATTCCCATCGACAACCCACCCGGATTCGTGCCCGAGCACTTCACGAATATCCAAGCGGGACTGCAATTCGCCCGGCGAGTTCTCAAGCGGCAACCGGCTCAGAATAAGCAGATTATCACAATTACCGATGGCGAACCGACGGCTCACATCGAAGGACGGGAAGTCGTGCTGATCTATCCGCCCGCAGAGAAAACTCGACAGATCACGCTCACCGAGGTCAAACGCTGTGCGAACGAAGGCATTCAGATGTCGAGTTTTGCACTGATCGAAGACTACTTCTACCTTGGCCTCGTCAATTTCGTCGAGCAAATGGGGCAAGTCTCCGGCGGCGTTGCGGCGTACTGTAACGCCAACGATCTGGGCAATATGGTCGTGGATAGTTTTGTCGGTGGCCGTCGCAAACGAAAAACAGTCTAG
- a CDS encoding prenyltransferase/squalene oxidase repeat-containing protein: MKISVSQTTVCHGSVSRAEQRSRHDAMGCHAQVSMGMDDGRTANADSETPFIFEANTGNELPVAPERLLRKGTAHRPGHVTRILPILLGILVVGVGKPAFAQDELPKKPLIARTTNLSGALPPGEWTRVESSIDSGLAWLAKQQADDGRFPSDEIGQPAVTSMAIMAFLSRGHVPDQGPYGATISKAIDFVLSTQRRRGYFSLLPVTPPSNHLTPSQTVTYNHAIAGMMLGEVYGMTSAERSQQIEDALARALVYHREVQTRQKKYESDKGGWRYGFPESPNANSDLSVTGWALMFLRSARNAEFNVPKQYFDEGLDYVERCYVEDPKDHKKGVFRYRPLASAPGENPQITHANTASAMLTLILGGRLDHEGLAVGVNWFRQRDYPRPWQTGYFYLATYYSSQAMAQVGGDTWNEIFPQIARNLIEEQEDDGSWPPGTGTEKNFGSAYSTSLAVLALTPAYQLLPIYQR; encoded by the coding sequence ATGAAAATAAGTGTTTCACAAACGACGGTGTGCCACGGCTCTGTGAGCCGTGCCGAGCAACGGTCCCGGCACGATGCAATGGGATGCCATGCCCAGGTCAGCATGGGCATGGATGACGGTCGGACTGCCAATGCTGATTCGGAGACACCGTTCATTTTTGAAGCAAACACTGGCAACGAGTTGCCAGTGGCACCCGAGCGATTGCTCCGGAAAGGCACGGCACACCGGCCTGGGCATGTCACCCGAATTCTTCCGATACTGCTAGGTATCTTGGTTGTGGGCGTTGGGAAACCGGCGTTCGCTCAGGATGAACTCCCCAAGAAACCGCTGATTGCGCGAACGACGAACTTGAGTGGTGCACTACCTCCAGGCGAGTGGACTCGTGTGGAATCGTCGATTGACAGTGGTTTGGCGTGGCTCGCGAAACAACAAGCCGATGACGGTCGATTTCCGAGTGACGAAATCGGGCAACCGGCGGTCACGTCAATGGCGATCATGGCGTTTCTGTCGCGCGGTCACGTCCCCGATCAAGGGCCGTACGGTGCGACAATTTCCAAAGCCATCGACTTTGTGCTTTCGACGCAACGTCGGCGTGGATACTTTTCGCTACTGCCGGTCACGCCGCCTTCGAATCACCTCACGCCATCGCAAACGGTCACGTACAATCACGCGATTGCAGGGATGATGCTCGGCGAGGTCTACGGAATGACGTCCGCCGAACGCTCCCAGCAGATTGAAGATGCTTTGGCTCGGGCCTTGGTCTATCACCGCGAAGTTCAAACCCGTCAAAAGAAATATGAGTCGGACAAAGGCGGTTGGCGGTACGGTTTTCCGGAAAGTCCGAATGCAAATTCTGATTTGTCGGTGACGGGGTGGGCGTTGATGTTCCTTCGGTCGGCACGCAACGCGGAATTCAACGTTCCCAAACAGTATTTCGATGAAGGACTCGATTACGTCGAGCGGTGTTACGTCGAAGATCCCAAGGATCACAAGAAGGGAGTTTTTCGATATCGACCGTTGGCATCCGCGCCGGGAGAGAATCCGCAGATCACGCATGCCAACACGGCGTCGGCGATGCTCACGCTCATTCTTGGTGGGCGGTTGGATCATGAAGGACTCGCGGTGGGTGTGAACTGGTTCCGGCAGCGAGATTATCCCCGTCCTTGGCAAACCGGCTACTTCTACTTGGCCACGTACTACAGCAGCCAGGCAATGGCCCAAGTCGGCGGGGACACGTGGAATGAGATCTTCCCACAAATCGCCCGGAACCTCATCGAAGAACAAGAAGACGACGGCAGTTGGCCGCCAGGAACCGGCACGGAGAAAAACTTCGGTTCCGCCTATTCCACCTCCCTCGCCGTTCTCGCGTTGACTCCCGCGTATCAATTGTTGCCGATCTACCAACGTTGA
- a CDS encoding DUF1559 domain-containing protein, with amino-acid sequence MSNAQRSARSRGFTLIELLVVIAIIAILIALLLPAVQQAREAARRTECKNNLKQIGLAMHTYHDTNKSLAPGWVDWNGNWSDPLHTAHVNVAILPFLEAGNTANLYNYNVSWDHTDNADMALLMPKAYQCPSTPGAGDPEPNSGFQTSDYTYIRSDSGWITDATAGKSMFDQNQFRKFRDVVDGLTNTIMTYESAGRASLYIAGGKTTTAPSGWTGEYRSWTAGFSSGWLYNFQVTPDSSGGEPTVNYYVGNEVINVSNLYGAAYSFHPGGVQVCLADGSARFISETIDLNTLSALTSIDGGEVVGEY; translated from the coding sequence GTGTCCAACGCCCAACGGTCCGCGAGAAGTCGTGGCTTTACGCTCATTGAGTTGCTCGTGGTAATTGCGATCATCGCGATTTTGATTGCATTGCTATTGCCGGCTGTTCAACAGGCGAGAGAAGCCGCCCGTCGCACCGAGTGCAAGAACAACCTGAAACAAATTGGGTTGGCGATGCACACTTATCACGACACCAACAAGAGCTTAGCGCCGGGTTGGGTCGACTGGAACGGGAACTGGTCTGATCCCCTTCATACCGCTCATGTGAACGTGGCCATCCTTCCGTTTCTGGAAGCGGGGAATACAGCAAATCTCTACAACTACAACGTGAGTTGGGATCATACGGACAATGCCGACATGGCTCTTCTCATGCCGAAGGCCTACCAATGTCCGTCGACTCCCGGAGCCGGAGATCCCGAACCCAATAGCGGCTTTCAGACGTCTGACTACACCTACATTCGAAGCGACTCGGGATGGATTACCGACGCTACGGCCGGAAAGTCGATGTTCGATCAGAACCAATTCCGGAAGTTTCGGGATGTCGTCGATGGGCTGACGAACACGATTATGACTTACGAGTCTGCAGGGCGTGCTTCGCTATACATCGCCGGGGGAAAAACAACGACCGCTCCATCGGGTTGGACCGGCGAGTATCGAAGTTGGACCGCGGGCTTCAGCTCCGGCTGGCTTTACAACTTCCAGGTGACTCCCGATTCCTCCGGCGGAGAGCCAACGGTCAACTACTATGTTGGCAATGAAGTGATCAATGTCAGCAATCTGTATGGAGCGGCGTACTCGTTCCATCCAGGTGGGGTCCAAGTCTGCTTGGCAGACGGATCGGCTCGGTTCATCAGTGAAACGATCGACTTGAACACGCTCAGTGCTTTGACGTCCATCGACGGTGGCGAAGTGGTCGGGGAGTACTAG